In Dioscorea cayenensis subsp. rotundata cultivar TDr96_F1 chromosome 9, TDr96_F1_v2_PseudoChromosome.rev07_lg8_w22 25.fasta, whole genome shotgun sequence, a genomic segment contains:
- the LOC120268288 gene encoding LOW QUALITY PROTEIN: pyridoxal phosphate homeostasis protein-like (The sequence of the model RefSeq protein was modified relative to this genomic sequence to represent the inferred CDS: deleted 1 base in 1 codon) produces MATSSVAGDAVMAFRSVLTRVQQAAERSGRAAEQVRLVAVSKTKPVSLIRQVYEAGHRSFGENYVQEIIEKAPQLPEDIQWHFIGNLQSNKVKALLAGVPNLDTFESVDDQKIANLLDRVVANLGRKPLKVLVQVNTSGEESKSGVDPAGCVELAKHVKLDCPNLVFSGLMTIGMLDYSSTPENFKTLVNCRTEVCKALGIPEEQCELSMGMSNDFEQAIEAGSTNVRIGSTIFGAREYPKKA; encoded by the exons ATGGCAACTTCAAGCGTAGCAGGGGACGCTGTGATGGCATTCCGTTCTGTGCTCACGAGGGTTCAGCAGGCGGCTGAGAGGTCTGGCCGCGCAGCGGAGCAGGTTAGGTTGGTCGCCGTCAGCAAGACCAAGCCTGTGTCCCTTATCCGCCAAGTGTATGAAGCCGGCCACCGATCTTTTGGTGAGAATTATGTTCAGGAGATCATTGAGAAAGCTCCTCAG CTTCCTGAAGATATTCAGTGGCATTTTATTGGAAATCTGCAAAGCAATAAAGTCAAAGCCCTTCTTG CTGGTGTCCCTAACCTAGACACGTTTGAGAGCGTAGATGATCAAAAG ATTGCTAATCTTCTTGATCGCGTTGTGGCTAACTTGGGAAGGAAGCCTTTGAAAGTTTTGGTCCAAGTGAATACCAGTGGAGAAGAGT CAAAGTCTGGTGTGGATCCCGCAGGTTGTGTTGAACTGGCCAAACATGTGAAACTGGACTGCCCGAACCTAGTTTTCTCTGGCTTGATGACAATTGGAATGCTGGATTACTCCTCAACACCCGAAAACTTCAAG ACACTCGTGAATTGTCGAACTGAAGTGTGCAAA GCCCTTGGGATTCCAGAGGAGCAATGCGAGCTCTCAATGGGCATGTCCAATGACTTTGAACAAGCG ATTGAAGCGGGGAGCACGAATGTTAGGATTGGTTCGACTATTTTTGGTGCCAGAGAGTACCCAAAAAAGGCGTAA